One stretch of Muribaculum intestinale DNA includes these proteins:
- the nagB gene encoding glucosamine-6-phosphate deaminase: MRVIIKADYDALSRAAAEHVIKRINEACPTPEHPFVLGLPTGSSPIGMYEQLVKACKEGRVSFKNVVTFNMDEYVGLPEDHPESYHSFMHRYLFDHIDIPAANIHILNGNAPDLEAECAAYEAAIKSFGGIDLFLGGIGPDGHLAFNEPFSSLTSRTRVKTLTNDTRIANARFFGGDPESVPLHALTVGVGTVMDAREVLILCNGHGKARALQAAIEGPVTQAWTVSALQMHPHAIIVCDEAATYELKVGTYRYFTQIENA; encoded by the coding sequence ATGCGAGTAATCATCAAAGCGGACTACGACGCACTGTCACGTGCCGCAGCCGAACATGTAATCAAGCGTATCAACGAAGCGTGTCCGACACCTGAGCATCCTTTTGTTCTCGGACTCCCTACCGGAAGTTCTCCCATCGGCATGTACGAACAGCTTGTAAAGGCATGCAAAGAGGGACGTGTATCGTTTAAGAACGTAGTGACATTCAACATGGACGAGTATGTCGGACTTCCCGAGGACCACCCCGAAAGCTATCACTCCTTCATGCACCGCTACCTGTTTGACCACATCGACATACCGGCCGCCAACATCCACATTCTCAACGGCAACGCTCCCGACCTCGAAGCAGAGTGCGCAGCCTACGAGGCAGCCATCAAAAGTTTCGGCGGAATAGACCTGTTTCTCGGCGGCATCGGTCCCGACGGACACCTTGCATTCAACGAGCCATTCTCTTCACTGACATCGCGCACACGAGTAAAGACCCTTACCAACGACACCCGCATAGCCAACGCCCGCTTCTTCGGAGGCGACCCCGAAAGCGTGCCCCTGCATGCTCTCACAGTAGGTGTCGGCACTGTGATGGATGCCCGTGAGGTACTCATTCTCTGCAATGGCCACGGCAAGGCCCGCGCCCTTCAGGCAGCTATCGAAGGCCCTGTGACTCAAGCCTGGACCGTAAGCGCACTTCAGATGCATCCCCACGCAATAATCGTCTGCGACGAAGCCGCAACCTACGAACTCAAGGTTGGTACATACCGCTATTTCACCCAGATTGAGAACGCCTGA
- a CDS encoding beta-N-acetylhexosaminidase, with the protein MNKLSGILLVSSLLYLGAAGLHAASPNGSFKIIPLPSMISEKADAEGFALYSNVKISAPDSLSSEADMLRGYLKENPNIPTGNAPGEIALRCTLSSDSPEAYCISVRPGLLIIDGASPAGVFYGIQTIRKAAYTAPKGESPVLPSATIADAPRFSYRGAMLDVARHPFTEENVKSFIDMMALHNLNTFHWHITDDQGWRIEIEKYPLLTAVGSRRDSTVIGHNSGVYDNKPVGGYFTKEQARDIVEYAARRHITVIPEIDLPGHMLAALTAYPSLGCTGGPYGVWGRWGVSPDVLCAGNDSTLTFIDDVLNEVMDIFPSKYVHIGGDECPKTRWKECPKCQKRISELGIKPEGRFSAEDKLQGVITTHALQTLAARGRHAIGWDEILEGDIPQDAIIMSWRGVDGAIEGTGKGHHVVLSPASYCYLDYYQSPDQALEPMAWGGYVPVSRTYRLDPTEGMTPEQSKLVLGPQVNLWTEYIDNYPKVEYMELPRMSALAEVGWTPQSMRDYKDFSERMPALWRLYNARDYNYARHMADVDARLTTDHDARKVIAELTSIGTASIYYTTDGSEPIGSDGQPSPTALPYSKPISLDKSTMLKSSAIFEGKAGRTRSDSVTFNPATFGKVELSHPFEKHHAPAGEATLTDAQTGGPSFQTGHWVGFGNCNPTVTVTLPEPATISEVTFNTCVDMNAWIADASAYSIEVLTCGPDGEPKWIETASESLPERRADQPDNEVERHTSRFSPVKAEKVRINLKASPLLPVWHRDHSETARPLLFIDEIGVR; encoded by the coding sequence ATGAATAAACTTTCCGGAATACTGCTTGTCTCCTCATTATTATATTTAGGAGCGGCAGGCTTGCATGCGGCCAGCCCCAACGGCAGCTTCAAAATAATCCCGCTACCGTCGATGATATCGGAGAAAGCAGACGCCGAAGGCTTTGCGCTGTATTCCAACGTAAAAATATCCGCTCCCGATTCACTGTCATCGGAAGCCGACATGCTACGCGGATATCTGAAAGAGAATCCAAATATACCAACCGGCAATGCCCCGGGCGAGATTGCTCTCCGGTGTACATTGTCGTCCGACAGTCCGGAAGCATACTGTATCAGTGTGCGCCCCGGGCTCCTTATAATTGACGGTGCCTCACCGGCCGGTGTATTCTATGGCATACAGACCATTCGCAAGGCCGCATATACAGCGCCAAAAGGAGAGTCTCCCGTACTTCCGTCCGCTACAATAGCCGACGCGCCCCGCTTTTCCTACCGTGGCGCCATGCTCGACGTAGCGCGACACCCGTTTACTGAAGAAAATGTAAAGAGTTTCATCGACATGATGGCTCTTCACAATCTCAATACATTCCACTGGCACATCACCGATGACCAGGGATGGCGAATAGAAATTGAGAAATATCCGTTGCTTACCGCAGTGGGGTCACGTCGCGACTCAACCGTGATAGGTCATAACTCAGGCGTATATGACAACAAGCCGGTAGGAGGATACTTCACCAAAGAGCAGGCACGCGATATCGTGGAGTACGCGGCCCGACGCCATATCACCGTAATCCCGGAGATTGACCTGCCGGGACACATGCTTGCAGCACTTACGGCCTACCCCAGTCTTGGCTGTACAGGAGGGCCATACGGTGTATGGGGCCGATGGGGAGTGTCGCCCGACGTGCTGTGTGCGGGAAATGACTCTACCCTTACATTTATCGACGACGTGCTTAATGAAGTAATGGACATTTTCCCATCGAAATATGTCCATATCGGAGGTGACGAATGCCCGAAAACAAGATGGAAGGAGTGTCCTAAATGCCAGAAGCGCATATCGGAACTTGGCATAAAGCCCGAAGGCCGGTTCTCGGCCGAAGACAAACTCCAGGGCGTAATCACCACCCATGCTCTACAGACTCTTGCAGCACGTGGACGCCACGCCATAGGCTGGGACGAGATACTTGAAGGGGATATTCCACAGGATGCAATCATAATGTCATGGCGCGGTGTAGACGGTGCCATCGAAGGCACAGGCAAAGGACACCATGTGGTGCTGTCGCCTGCATCCTACTGCTATCTCGACTATTACCAAAGCCCCGACCAGGCTCTCGAACCCATGGCATGGGGCGGATATGTGCCTGTAAGCCGCACCTACCGACTTGACCCGACCGAAGGCATGACTCCCGAACAGAGCAAACTGGTATTGGGCCCGCAGGTCAATCTATGGACTGAATACATCGACAATTATCCTAAAGTGGAATACATGGAGCTCCCGCGCATGTCGGCCCTGGCCGAGGTGGGATGGACTCCGCAATCGATGCGCGACTACAAGGATTTTTCCGAAAGAATGCCGGCCCTCTGGCGTCTATATAATGCGCGCGACTACAATTACGCACGCCATATGGCCGATGTCGACGCCCGCCTCACTACCGACCACGATGCACGCAAGGTAATCGCAGAGCTGACGTCAATCGGCACAGCCTCAATATATTATACTACCGACGGTTCGGAGCCTATTGGTTCTGACGGACAACCGTCGCCGACAGCTCTACCATATTCTAAGCCCATTTCTCTCGACAAGAGCACTATGCTGAAATCTTCAGCCATTTTTGAGGGGAAAGCCGGACGCACACGTTCCGACTCTGTAACATTCAATCCGGCTACATTCGGCAAAGTCGAGCTTTCCCACCCATTTGAGAAGCACCATGCTCCGGCCGGAGAGGCAACCCTCACCGATGCACAGACCGGAGGCCCGAGTTTCCAGACAGGACATTGGGTAGGATTCGGCAACTGCAATCCTACGGTAACAGTGACCCTTCCAGAGCCTGCCACGATAAGCGAGGTGACATTCAACACATGCGTCGATATGAACGCATGGATTGCCGATGCAAGCGCCTACTCCATCGAGGTGCTTACCTGTGGACCAGACGGTGAGCCAAAATGGATTGAAACCGCGTCGGAGAGTCTGCCCGAGCGCAGAGCCGACCAGCCCGACAATGAAGTAGAGCGTCATACATCTCGGTTCAGCCCTGTCAAGGCCGAAAAAGTACGTATAAATCTCAAAGCGTCGCCTCTGCTGCCTGTATGGCACCGCGACCACAGTGAAACGGCACGCCCGCTCCTGTTTATCGACGAAATCGGTGTACGCTGA
- a CDS encoding MFS transporter has product MNQKKSPITWIPTAYFAMGLPFVVLNMVAVLMYTDLGVDTETITFWTSLILMPWTFKFLWSPFMEIFGTKKAYVVATQIISGAAFGCVALALGLSDFFAITIALLAVVAFSGATHDVACDGVYMGELSSAQQSKYIGWQGAFYNIAKIVGTGLLVYLAGALFKSFGGSGSEATAVNYAANQKSWMVVMLIISAVMILIGVYHIFFLPSSQKAEKAVRRSGGEVMHELGSVLMQFFRKRYIWYYIAFIILYRFAEGFVVKIVPIFLKDATAVGGLGLTNEQIGLYYGTCGAATFVLGSLLAGYYISARGLKKTLFSLALIFNLPFVVYTLFAIFQPTNGLLIASGIGIEYFGYGFGFVGLTLFMMQQVAPGKHQMAHYAFASGIMNFGVMLPGMLSGFVLKYLGGYENFFIFVLVATVVPLLITWFVPFKYNDDGTPIDGAVEGTLTGDEGTLPPSGK; this is encoded by the coding sequence ATGAACCAAAAGAAGTCTCCTATCACATGGATTCCAACGGCGTATTTCGCCATGGGACTTCCATTCGTCGTGCTCAACATGGTGGCCGTGCTTATGTACACCGACCTTGGTGTAGATACCGAGACCATCACATTCTGGACATCGCTTATCCTTATGCCTTGGACATTCAAGTTTCTCTGGAGTCCGTTTATGGAAATATTCGGAACAAAGAAGGCTTATGTGGTGGCAACACAGATTATATCCGGAGCGGCATTCGGATGCGTTGCTCTTGCTCTTGGTCTTTCCGACTTCTTTGCCATCACGATAGCGCTGCTTGCTGTAGTGGCATTCTCCGGAGCTACCCACGATGTGGCGTGTGACGGAGTGTATATGGGTGAACTTTCATCGGCCCAGCAGTCGAAGTACATAGGATGGCAGGGCGCGTTCTACAATATTGCCAAAATAGTGGGCACCGGTCTGCTTGTGTACCTTGCCGGCGCCTTGTTCAAATCATTCGGCGGGAGTGGCTCTGAAGCCACAGCTGTAAATTATGCGGCCAATCAGAAGTCGTGGATGGTGGTGATGCTGATTATAAGTGCTGTAATGATACTTATTGGTGTCTATCACATATTTTTTCTCCCTTCGTCGCAGAAGGCCGAAAAGGCCGTTCGTCGCAGCGGTGGCGAAGTGATGCATGAGCTGGGCAGTGTGCTGATGCAGTTCTTCCGCAAACGTTATATATGGTACTATATAGCGTTCATTATCCTTTACCGCTTTGCCGAAGGATTTGTAGTAAAAATTGTGCCTATATTCCTTAAGGATGCTACTGCTGTCGGTGGCCTGGGTCTTACAAACGAGCAGATTGGCTTGTACTACGGCACATGCGGTGCAGCAACTTTCGTGCTTGGCTCGCTGCTCGCCGGATACTATATATCGGCACGCGGACTGAAGAAGACTCTGTTTTCTCTTGCACTGATATTCAACCTTCCGTTTGTGGTCTACACCCTGTTTGCGATATTCCAGCCTACCAACGGGTTGCTGATTGCCTCAGGTATCGGTATCGAATATTTCGGCTATGGCTTCGGATTTGTAGGTCTCACTCTCTTCATGATGCAGCAGGTGGCTCCCGGCAAGCACCAGATGGCACACTATGCCTTTGCCTCCGGAATCATGAATTTCGGAGTGATGCTTCCCGGTATGCTCAGCGGATTTGTGCTTAAGTATCTCGGCGGCTACGAAAACTTTTTCATATTCGTGCTTGTGGCAACCGTGGTGCCTCTGCTGATTACATGGTTTGTGCCGTTCAAATACAATGACGACGGCACTCCGATAGACGGCGCTGTTGAGGGAACCCTTACCGGCGATGAGGGCACCTTGCCACCTTCCGGAAAATGA
- a CDS encoding glycoside hydrolase family 130 protein, which yields MKQNNNFPWQDRPAGCNEVMWRKSDNPVIDRYSIPTSNSIFNSAVVPFGDGYAGVFRCDNRAVQMNIFAGHSADGVHWDIEHEPIHFEGNKESDYKYDPRVTRIDDRFWITWCNGYHGPTIGIGYTDDFKTFVQCENAFLPFNRNGVLFPEKINGKYAMLSRPSDNGHTPFGDIWLSYSPDMVYWGEHRHVMSPSRFEDSAWQCTKVGAGAVPIRTSEGWLMFYHGVITTCNGFRYSMGAALLDLDDPSKVIARTQPYLLAPAEMYEMTGDVPNVVFPCSALTDGDRVAVYYGAADTSVCLAFGYISEIVEFIKRNSL from the coding sequence GTGAAACAGAACAACAATTTCCCCTGGCAGGACCGTCCTGCAGGCTGCAATGAAGTAATGTGGCGCAAGAGCGACAACCCCGTCATCGACCGCTATTCCATACCTACCTCCAACAGTATATTCAACAGCGCCGTAGTGCCTTTCGGTGATGGATATGCCGGAGTTTTCCGTTGTGACAACCGTGCCGTGCAGATGAATATATTTGCCGGACACAGTGCCGACGGTGTGCATTGGGATATTGAGCACGAACCGATTCATTTCGAGGGCAACAAAGAGAGCGACTACAAATATGACCCCCGTGTGACCCGTATCGACGACCGTTTCTGGATTACATGGTGCAACGGTTATCATGGCCCTACAATCGGCATCGGCTATACCGACGACTTCAAGACATTCGTGCAGTGTGAAAACGCATTCCTTCCGTTTAACCGCAACGGTGTGCTTTTCCCCGAGAAAATCAATGGCAAATATGCAATGCTCAGCCGTCCGAGCGACAACGGGCACACCCCCTTCGGTGACATCTGGCTCAGCTATAGCCCCGATATGGTATACTGGGGTGAGCATCGCCACGTAATGTCGCCCTCGCGCTTTGAGGACAGCGCATGGCAGTGCACAAAGGTTGGCGCCGGAGCTGTGCCCATCCGTACATCCGAGGGATGGCTCATGTTCTACCATGGCGTAATCACCACCTGCAACGGTTTCCGCTACTCGATGGGCGCCGCGCTGCTTGACCTTGACGACCCCTCAAAGGTAATCGCCCGCACTCAGCCCTATCTCCTGGCTCCTGCCGAAATGTACGAAATGACAGGCGACGTGCCTAACGTAGTGTTCCCGTGCTCGGCTCTTACCGATGGCGACCGTGTGGCCGTATACTACGGAGCCGCCGATACCTCGGTATGCCTTGCATTCGGATATATTTCAGAGATTGTAGAATTCATCAAGCGTAACTCTCTATGA
- a CDS encoding GH92 family glycosyl hydrolase → MISRFRAPIIAGALIASGVLSGAAAKKPQEPAGDPVDFVNPFIGTTNFGTTNPGAGVPNGLMRVTPFNVMGSDTNRYDKDARWWSTPYDNTNSFFTGFAHGALSGVGCPDLGSLLLTATTGKLDVDYHNYGTAYSDEQAVPGWYSLNLDAYGIKAETTATARTARTRFTFPAGEGNILLNLGEGLTNESGATLRRVSPTEIRGSKLLGTFCYTADQAVFPVYFVMRISRVPSSQGMWKKQRPGAEWEAEWNKDQGKYKLYPGYSKVMSGDDIGVWYSYDGMTAGETVEVSMAISYVSEEGALRNLEAEQPAGTTFDDIRASARRMWNDDLSRISVEGGSLRDKVVFYTGLYHALIHPNILQDVDGAYPVMESDSIAYVPEGHNRYTVFSLWDTYRNLHQLLTLVYPERQTDMLNTMLAMYREHGWLPKWELYGRETYTMEGDPSISVIADSYLRGLRGFDTDLAWEAMLRGATAPGAENLMRPDADDYFSLGYVPLREQYDNSVSHALEYYTADYALSRFAAATGRADSTLFAERAAGWHNYFDPELGVLRPRLSDGSFLTPFNPRQGENFEPSPGFHEGNSWNYTFAIPHDVEGMIKAHGGEKEFVKRLQAVFDNGLYDPANEPDIIYPYLFSRIKGEEWRTHRIVGELLDKYFTTAPDGIPGNEDCGTMSAWAIWSMMGMYPDTPGDPAFTLTVPRFDKITVKLDPEIWGKNYLEIKRRNAKAHSGRISHDEMLRRYGK, encoded by the coding sequence ATGATAAGCCGTTTCCGCGCCCCAATTATCGCCGGGGCGCTTATCGCCTCAGGCGTGCTTTCCGGCGCGGCGGCAAAAAAGCCCCAGGAGCCGGCAGGCGATCCCGTGGACTTCGTAAATCCCTTTATCGGCACCACCAACTTCGGCACCACCAACCCCGGTGCCGGAGTGCCCAACGGGCTGATGCGTGTCACCCCTTTCAACGTAATGGGGTCGGACACCAACCGCTACGACAAGGATGCACGCTGGTGGTCGACACCTTATGACAATACCAACTCGTTCTTCACCGGGTTTGCCCACGGAGCGTTAAGCGGAGTAGGGTGCCCCGACCTCGGCTCTCTGTTGCTTACCGCCACAACCGGCAAGCTTGATGTGGATTACCATAACTATGGTACGGCATACTCCGACGAGCAGGCTGTGCCCGGATGGTATTCGCTCAATCTCGATGCTTACGGCATAAAGGCCGAGACAACCGCAACGGCCCGTACGGCCCGCACGAGATTCACATTCCCTGCCGGAGAGGGCAACATCCTGCTCAATCTCGGAGAGGGACTTACCAACGAATCCGGAGCCACCTTGCGTCGTGTCAGCCCTACTGAAATACGCGGATCAAAACTCCTCGGTACATTCTGTTATACCGCTGACCAGGCAGTATTTCCGGTCTACTTTGTAATGCGTATCAGCCGCGTGCCCTCCAGCCAGGGAATGTGGAAGAAGCAGCGCCCCGGAGCTGAATGGGAGGCCGAATGGAACAAGGATCAGGGCAAATACAAGCTCTATCCCGGTTATTCCAAGGTTATGTCGGGCGACGATATCGGTGTATGGTACAGCTACGATGGCATGACAGCAGGGGAGACTGTCGAGGTATCAATGGCCATATCCTACGTAAGCGAGGAGGGCGCTCTGCGCAATCTTGAGGCAGAACAGCCTGCCGGCACTACATTCGATGATATCCGCGCCTCGGCACGCCGTATGTGGAACGACGATCTGTCGCGTATATCTGTCGAAGGAGGTTCGCTCCGCGACAAGGTGGTGTTCTACACCGGTCTTTATCATGCGCTTATCCATCCCAACATCCTTCAGGATGTCGACGGCGCATATCCGGTGATGGAGAGCGACAGTATTGCGTATGTGCCCGAAGGCCACAACCGCTACACTGTGTTTTCTCTTTGGGACACATACCGCAATCTCCACCAGTTGCTGACACTCGTATATCCCGAGCGCCAGACCGATATGCTCAATACGATGCTTGCCATGTATCGTGAGCATGGCTGGTTGCCAAAGTGGGAACTGTATGGCCGCGAGACATATACTATGGAGGGCGACCCGTCGATATCGGTTATCGCCGATTCGTATCTCCGTGGTCTGCGCGGATTTGACACCGACCTCGCGTGGGAGGCTATGCTGCGCGGAGCTACTGCTCCCGGGGCCGAGAACCTTATGCGCCCCGATGCTGACGACTACTTCAGCCTGGGATATGTGCCTTTGCGCGAGCAGTACGACAACTCGGTGAGCCACGCTCTCGAATATTACACAGCCGACTATGCCCTCAGCCGCTTCGCCGCAGCTACAGGACGGGCCGATTCCACCCTGTTTGCCGAGCGTGCGGCCGGATGGCACAACTACTTCGATCCAGAACTCGGTGTGCTTCGTCCGCGTTTGTCCGACGGTTCGTTCCTCACACCGTTCAATCCCCGCCAGGGAGAAAACTTTGAGCCTTCGCCCGGATTTCATGAAGGGAACTCGTGGAACTATACCTTCGCCATTCCCCACGATGTAGAGGGAATGATTAAGGCCCATGGCGGCGAAAAGGAGTTTGTTAAGAGACTCCAGGCCGTATTCGACAACGGACTTTATGACCCCGCCAACGAGCCCGACATCATCTATCCTTATCTCTTCTCCCGCATAAAAGGAGAGGAATGGCGTACACACCGTATTGTAGGTGAACTGCTCGACAAATATTTCACCACAGCTCCCGACGGTATCCCCGGCAATGAGGACTGCGGTACTATGTCGGCATGGGCCATATGGTCTATGATGGGTATGTATCCCGACACCCCCGGTGATCCGGCGTTTACTCTTACCGTGCCACGTTTTGACAAGATTACCGTGAAACTTGACCCGGAGATATGGGGAAAGAATTACCTCGAAATCAAACGACGTAATGCCAAGGCCCACTCAGGGCGTATATCTCACGACGAGATGCTCCGCCGTTATGGCAAATGA
- a CDS encoding SusC/RagA family TonB-linked outer membrane protein yields MNVDYVKASLLAASVIACGQMLSAAPSNAPEPQAAVASSTAGTATGVVLDEAGDPLIGVSVSIEGKGAVGVTDLDGRFSVKAKPGQTLKFTYVGLAPETVKVPADGQPVTVVLKEDSKQLSEVVVTALGIKRATKSLTYNVQEVKASELTTVKDANFVNSLAGKVAGLNINASSSGPGASAKVVLRGSKSLSGNNNALYVIDGIPMPNLSDLDQPEDNFSGMGQSGDGASMINPEDIESMSVLSGAAASALYGSQASNGVILITTKKGNTNGLRVTYSNSTQFYRAMATPEFQNTYGAAQGEFASWGEKLNTPSDYDPVDFFQTGYNETNAVTVSTGNEKSQTFLSLAATNAEGIVKNNTLDRYNFTVRNSTQLLKDKLRLDVSASYMNVREQNMVAQGQYMNPIVATYLMSPGYGLDPYKNYERYDASRGFKVQYWPWGNQGLGMQNPYWVTNRDKFVNHKNRYMITAGLYWDNVLGVKGLDLSGRAKVDGADAIYEKKYSATTDAIFANEFGGYYKNDANTRQIYADVMAKYDRNFDFLALTAVAGASIEDTRYRMYGIGGSLNSVANKFTLLNIDYSTAKPEQENLRQQVQSVFGTLSLGFWNKVYLDVTERVEWNSNLGGANTNHYSYPSVGVTGILTDIFPMIKNDVLSFLKIRGAYSEVGNAFIEFIPNQTYPFELGSPSPSTTYPNRDLEPERTKSWEAGLEARLWMDKIRLNVSFYKTSTYNQVFKAPMSSGSGYEAVYLNGGQVDNKGIELSLGINQPLGPVEWTSNFTYTLNRNKIVKLLKPTTLANGIVVSQDVLDVVSLGNVKSRLIEGGSIGDLYVTVLKRDVHGNVIVDYQDNTVYKDDMAGPRGDGWVYAGNAEPKYTMGWRNDFYWNGFSLGFLINARIGGRAVSMTQAYMDAYGTSLTSAIARDNNGIIINGNKMPNAQKYIQFVGNNIGENYVYSATNVRLGELNFGYDVPVHKWVNWMQGLNVSFIGRNLFFFYKKAPFDPELTGSTSMGMSGMDYFMLPSMRQLGFSVKVTF; encoded by the coding sequence ATGAATGTAGATTATGTAAAAGCAAGTTTATTGGCAGCGTCCGTGATAGCATGCGGACAGATGCTGAGTGCAGCACCCTCCAACGCTCCCGAGCCTCAGGCAGCAGTGGCATCGTCCACCGCCGGCACGGCTACAGGCGTGGTTCTCGATGAGGCAGGCGATCCGCTTATCGGCGTGTCTGTCTCAATCGAAGGTAAAGGTGCAGTTGGCGTTACCGACCTCGACGGCCGCTTCTCTGTAAAGGCCAAGCCGGGTCAGACGCTTAAATTCACTTATGTGGGTCTCGCGCCCGAAACAGTAAAGGTGCCCGCCGACGGACAGCCCGTTACAGTCGTACTCAAGGAGGACTCCAAGCAGCTTTCAGAAGTTGTCGTTACCGCTCTCGGTATCAAGCGTGCCACCAAGTCTCTTACCTACAATGTGCAGGAGGTGAAAGCCTCTGAGCTCACTACTGTGAAGGATGCCAACTTTGTCAACTCTCTCGCAGGTAAGGTGGCCGGTCTTAATATCAACGCATCATCGTCGGGCCCCGGCGCATCTGCAAAGGTCGTTCTGCGTGGTTCCAAGTCGCTTTCCGGCAACAACAACGCTCTCTATGTGATTGACGGTATCCCTATGCCCAATCTTTCCGACCTCGATCAGCCTGAGGATAACTTCTCAGGTATGGGGCAGTCGGGCGACGGTGCTTCAATGATTAACCCCGAGGATATCGAGTCGATGTCGGTGCTCTCCGGTGCAGCCGCTTCCGCCCTCTATGGTAGCCAGGCCTCCAACGGTGTTATTCTTATTACAACAAAGAAAGGTAACACAAACGGACTTCGTGTCACCTACAGCAACTCGACTCAGTTCTACCGCGCAATGGCTACTCCTGAGTTCCAGAATACTTATGGAGCAGCTCAGGGGGAGTTCGCAAGCTGGGGCGAGAAGCTGAACACTCCCTCTGACTACGATCCTGTCGACTTCTTCCAGACCGGTTACAACGAGACAAATGCAGTGACCGTGTCTACGGGTAACGAGAAGAGCCAGACATTCCTCTCGCTCGCCGCCACCAATGCCGAAGGTATTGTCAAGAACAACACTCTGGACCGTTATAACTTTACTGTGCGCAACTCGACACAGCTTCTGAAGGACAAACTGCGTCTTGACGTGAGTGCTTCATACATGAATGTGCGCGAGCAAAATATGGTGGCGCAAGGTCAGTACATGAACCCCATTGTGGCTACTTACCTTATGTCGCCCGGTTATGGCCTCGATCCTTATAAGAACTATGAGCGTTACGATGCCTCGCGTGGTTTCAAGGTACAGTACTGGCCTTGGGGTAATCAAGGTCTTGGTATGCAGAACCCCTATTGGGTTACAAACCGCGACAAGTTTGTCAACCACAAGAACCGTTACATGATTACAGCCGGCCTTTATTGGGACAATGTGTTGGGTGTAAAGGGACTTGACCTCTCAGGACGTGCGAAAGTTGACGGCGCTGATGCTATTTATGAGAAAAAATACTCTGCCACAACCGACGCTATATTTGCCAATGAGTTTGGCGGTTATTACAAGAATGATGCTAATACCCGTCAGATATATGCCGACGTAATGGCCAAATATGACCGTAATTTCGATTTCCTTGCTCTGACCGCTGTAGCAGGTGCCTCAATTGAGGATACCCGTTATCGTATGTATGGCATCGGAGGCTCCCTTAACTCAGTAGCCAATAAGTTTACACTCTTGAACATAGATTATTCTACCGCAAAGCCCGAACAGGAGAATCTTCGTCAGCAGGTACAGTCAGTATTCGGCACTCTTTCTCTTGGCTTCTGGAATAAGGTTTATCTTGATGTTACCGAGCGTGTAGAATGGAACTCCAATCTCGGTGGTGCCAACACCAACCACTATAGCTATCCTTCGGTAGGTGTGACCGGTATTCTTACCGACATCTTCCCGATGATTAAGAACGATGTACTCTCGTTCCTTAAGATTCGTGGCGCATACTCTGAGGTAGGTAATGCATTCATTGAATTTATACCTAACCAGACATATCCGTTCGAACTTGGTTCTCCGTCACCATCTACAACATATCCTAACCGTGACCTTGAGCCGGAGCGTACCAAATCATGGGAGGCCGGCCTTGAGGCTCGTCTGTGGATGGACAAGATTCGTCTTAACGTTTCATTTTATAAGACATCTACTTACAATCAGGTATTCAAGGCTCCTATGTCTTCGGGCTCAGGTTATGAAGCCGTATATCTCAATGGTGGCCAGGTCGACAATAAGGGTATCGAGCTTTCTCTCGGTATCAACCAGCCCCTCGGTCCGGTTGAGTGGACATCCAACTTCACCTATACTCTTAACCGTAACAAGATTGTCAAGCTGCTTAAGCCCACTACACTTGCCAATGGCATCGTCGTTTCGCAGGATGTGCTCGATGTTGTAAGTCTCGGTAATGTCAAGAGCCGCCTCATTGAGGGTGGTTCAATCGGCGACCTTTATGTGACTGTGCTCAAGCGCGACGTACATGGCAATGTAATCGTGGATTATCAGGATAATACTGTATATAAAGACGATATGGCAGGCCCGAGAGGTGACGGCTGGGTATATGCCGGTAATGCAGAGCCCAAATACACTATGGGTTGGCGCAACGACTTCTACTGGAATGGCTTCAGCCTCGGCTTCCTTATCAATGCCCGTATCGGTGGACGCGCTGTATCGATGACCCAGGCTTACATGGATGCCTATGGAACATCGCTTACTTCGGCTATCGCCCGCGATAACAACGGCATTATTATCAACGGCAACAAGATGCCAAACGCCCAGAAGTACATTCAGTTTGTAGGTAACAACATCGGTGAAAACTACGTTTACTCCGCTACCAACGTGCGTCTTGGCGAGCTAAACTTCGGCTACGACGTGCCCGTACATAAGTGGGTCAACTGGATGCAGGGTCTCAACGTTTCGTTCATCGGTCGTAACCTCTTCTTCTTCTACAAGAAAGCTCCTTTCGATCCTGAGCTTACCGGCTCTACCTCAATGGGTATGTCGGGTATGGACTACTTCATGCTCCCCTCCATGCGTCAGCTCGGTTTCTCAGTTAAAGTTACCTTCTAA